One genomic window of Candidatus Bathyarchaeota archaeon includes the following:
- a CDS encoding AAA family ATPase translates to MVNNREKVSTGILSLDKILRGGFNRGDTILVAGQPGAGKTTLGLQFLYSGATKYGENGVYVTFVESVKKLKRDALKFGWDFDKLMKKVNFLDLMQATGEKGLEANFAIMMTEIELAGAKRIVIDSLSAMTIYIENKAEARTFVGMVNRLLENAGCTSLLLVEVPWGKSDIGSGFEEFLGDGLIVLESTIDGFRVRRMLFVPKMRGVNHDLSCYDFFISTDGIAVSPIPTSRKRKWL, encoded by the coding sequence ATGGTTAATAATAGAGAAAAGGTTTCGACCGGAATTTTAAGTTTGGACAAGATACTTAGAGGTGGTTTCAATAGGGGTGACACGATTCTTGTGGCAGGTCAACCTGGTGCTGGAAAAACAACGCTTGGGTTGCAGTTTTTGTACAGTGGTGCTACGAAATATGGGGAAAACGGCGTCTATGTTACGTTTGTTGAAAGCGTTAAGAAGTTGAAGAGGGATGCGTTGAAGTTCGGATGGGACTTTGATAAATTAATGAAGAAAGTTAATTTTCTGGATCTTATGCAGGCCACGGGAGAAAAAGGCTTGGAAGCGAACTTTGCGATTATGATGACTGAAATTGAGTTGGCGGGTGCAAAGCGTATTGTCATTGACAGTTTGTCGGCGATGACAATTTACATCGAGAATAAGGCAGAGGCTCGAACCTTCGTTGGAATGGTTAATAGGCTTCTTGAGAATGCTGGTTGCACGTCTCTTTTGCTTGTTGAGGTGCCTTGGGGGAAAAGTGATATTGGCTCTGGCTTTGAAGAGTTCTTGGGAGACGGTTTGATAGTGTTAGAATCTACAATCGATGGTTTTAGAGTTAGGAGAATGCTTTTTGTTCCTAAGATGCGTGGCGTTAACCATGATTTGAGTTGCTATGACTTCTTCATATCTACTGATGGCATCGCTGTGTCGCCGATACCAACATCTAGAAAGAGAAAATGGCTTTGA
- a CDS encoding winged helix-turn-helix transcriptional regulator gives MRKQLATKLLIELLKNSKESDRSLAKKLGVSQPTITRTRNKIERAGLIRSYTIMPDWRKLGFEIMVLTFVKMHPEVVSEELFKKLKKYATKFPNVFFAARGQGLGMTGVIMSLHKDYRDYAQKIAKFRQDWAQYLEDIKCFVMVTDEGEIKEFSFKSLGESLL, from the coding sequence ATGCGGAAACAACTAGCCACTAAATTATTGATAGAACTGTTAAAGAACTCTAAGGAAAGCGATAGAAGCCTAGCAAAAAAGCTGGGAGTTTCACAACCAACCATAACTCGGACTCGCAACAAAATTGAACGAGCAGGACTCATCAGAAGCTACACCATTATGCCCGATTGGAGAAAACTAGGCTTTGAAATAATGGTTTTAACTTTTGTTAAGATGCATCCAGAAGTCGTGTCTGAAGAACTATTCAAAAAACTAAAAAAATATGCGACAAAGTTTCCAAACGTATTTTTCGCCGCGCGGGGCCAGGGATTAGGCATGACTGGGGTTATAATGTCTCTGCACAAAGACTACAGAGATTACGCTCAGAAAATAGCCAAGTTCCGACAAGATTGGGCGCAGTATTTAGAGGATATTAAATGCTTTGTCATGGTAACAGATGAGGGTGAAATCAAAGAATTCTCATTCAAAAGCCTAGGCGAAAGCCTCCTATAG
- a CDS encoding DNA-directed RNA polymerase — protein MSYGSREPREMHKAVCAECKQECEVPFKPDGSRPVYCRECYAKRKPPRRNRY, from the coding sequence ATGTCGTATGGAAGTAGAGAACCAAGAGAAATGCATAAGGCAGTTTGCGCTGAATGTAAACAAGAATGTGAAGTTCCGTTCAAACCTGACGGAAGCAGACCCGTATACTGCCGAGAATGCTATGCAAAGAGAAAACCCCCAAGAAGAAATAGATATTAA
- a CDS encoding response regulator has product MKKVLIVDDSSFMRRILKDKLSVLGQTSVIESSNGKQAMEIAKKEKPDLILLDIVLPDIDGETVLYNLRKDGLESKIIVVSAVGQGPLVERCKKLGISGYIVKPFDDAKITELIKKTFNMS; this is encoded by the coding sequence AGTATTGATTGTGGACGACTCTTCTTTCATGCGAAGGATTCTGAAAGACAAACTATCAGTTCTTGGACAAACATCGGTTATTGAATCGTCAAACGGAAAACAGGCAATGGAGATAGCTAAAAAAGAAAAGCCAGACCTAATTCTCCTAGACATAGTCCTACCAGATATTGACGGTGAAACTGTCCTTTACAATTTGAGAAAAGACGGTTTAGAAAGCAAAATAATTGTGGTCTCAGCAGTTGGACAAGGACCACTAGTCGAACGATGCAAGAAATTAGGCATCAGCGGCTACATCGTTAAACCATTCGACGACGCAAAAATAACAGAGCTAATAAAAAAGACATTCAACATGTCGTAA
- a CDS encoding AAA family ATPase, whose protein sequence is MLRSQSLFFFFIFSFYLVFLVEAKNSHSNSILLLDELGLHVHGTAQQKIVKFLEKLSNQNQLLYSTHSPFMIDGDHLERVRIVHNDKEDGTAKVSEDVWPKDKDSLFPLQAGAISPQLDVDSFSHHIPFLGQRLCEHHH, encoded by the coding sequence ATTCTTCGTTCACAATCCCTTTTCTTTTTTTTTATCTTTTCTTTTTATTTGGTGTTTCTTGTAGAAGCGAAAAATTCTCATAGCAACTCGATCTTGTTGCTTGATGAACTTGGATTACATGTTCATGGAACTGCTCAGCAAAAAATTGTTAAGTTTCTAGAAAAGCTGTCTAACCAAAATCAGCTATTATATTCAACCCATTCCCCCTTTATGATTGATGGCGATCATTTAGAAAGAGTCCGTATTGTTCATAACGATAAGGAAGATGGAACAGCAAAAGTCTCAGAAGATGTATGGCCTAAAGACAAGGATTCTCTATTTCCACTGCAAGCTGGAGCTATCTCCCCACAATTGGACGTTGATTCTTTTTCCCATCACATTCCCTTTTTAGGGCAGCGCCTATGTGAGCATCATCACTAA
- a CDS encoding GNAT family N-acetyltransferase, which produces MQVKKVTLDDLETTYCCMNEVPPSVSWPEYLPESRQWFRANLGKHVEGYHLLDGVKVVGHVYFATSEKALIPFEIEPEVACIYCTEILRDYMHRGYGKMMFDYMKNDLRKEGFKGILIPATEFKEWMHYELFLRHGFKVIKEHSPYKVMYFPLTQESISVKVVKLNYTPSKDKVEVTLFKNHFFCPVGAYMYYLIKKVARSFGDKVKIVEIDTTPETLRKYGTQDPLINGKIKIFGPASEEEVKKAIQEELG; this is translated from the coding sequence ATGCAAGTCAAAAAGGTGACTCTTGACGATTTGGAAACGACCTATTGTTGTATGAACGAGGTTCCTCCAAGTGTATCTTGGCCAGAATATTTGCCGGAGTCGAGACAGTGGTTTAGGGCTAACTTGGGCAAACATGTAGAAGGCTATCACTTGCTGGACGGAGTCAAAGTTGTTGGTCATGTTTATTTCGCAACGTCAGAGAAGGCGCTTATCCCATTTGAAATCGAGCCAGAGGTAGCCTGCATTTATTGCACAGAAATACTACGCGATTATATGCACAGGGGATACGGGAAAATGATGTTTGACTATATGAAGAACGATCTCAGAAAAGAAGGGTTTAAAGGCATACTAATTCCAGCGACAGAATTCAAAGAATGGATGCATTATGAACTCTTTCTTAGACATGGATTCAAAGTAATCAAAGAGCATTCACCCTACAAAGTTATGTATTTTCCCTTAACGCAAGAAAGCATCTCAGTCAAAGTTGTGAAGTTGAACTACACTCCTTCAAAGGACAAGGTTGAAGTAACCTTATTCAAGAACCACTTCTTCTGCCCAGTAGGCGCATACATGTACTATTTGATAAAAAAGGTTGCTCGAAGTTTCGGTGACAAAGTCAAAATAGTTGAAATCGATACAACGCCTGAAACACTGCGAAAATATGGAACCCAAGACCCATTAATAAACGGTAAAATCAAAATATTTGGTCCAGCATCTGAAGAAGAAGTGAAAAAGGCGATACAAGAAGAACTAGGATAG
- a CDS encoding 4-vinyl reductase translates to MSGKNSVMLDAEKGEARARLGEDYRRMVLIASEAFVKMMESLNAFGSAGFTMFYMMGQEKGRYDVLKEIETLRQHEISFTKRQLLDNIIRQFRVTGWGVPRVQKYDEKRGALMILVENNPLVIVLETQEKSEKPVCYYFRGYWVGVVSEVWERKVSCSETKCMGMGDPYCEFKITPIQ, encoded by the coding sequence ATGTCTGGAAAAAATAGTGTGATGTTGGATGCTGAGAAGGGTGAGGCAAGGGCACGTTTGGGAGAGGACTATCGGCGTATGGTGCTCATAGCGTCTGAGGCTTTCGTTAAGATGATGGAATCGTTGAATGCTTTCGGTTCTGCTGGGTTCACCATGTTTTATATGATGGGACAAGAAAAGGGACGCTATGATGTTTTGAAGGAAATAGAGACATTGCGGCAGCATGAAATTTCTTTTACCAAGCGTCAGTTGTTGGATAACATTATTCGTCAGTTTAGGGTTACTGGTTGGGGAGTGCCTAGGGTTCAGAAGTATGATGAGAAACGGGGGGCCTTGATGATTCTGGTGGAGAATAATCCATTAGTCATTGTGTTAGAAACGCAGGAAAAATCGGAGAAGCCTGTCTGTTATTATTTTAGGGGTTATTGGGTTGGTGTTGTTTCGGAGGTTTGGGAGAGAAAGGTAAGTTGTTCTGAGACTAAGTGTATGGGCATGGGAGACCCGTACTGCGAGTTCAAAATCACTCCTATTCAGTAA
- a CDS encoding methylglyoxal synthase: MKRAIALVAHDNKKADLVEWVDFNKGTLALHKLYATGGTGRKIIDQTGLNITLLKDGSHGGDMEIGALIANEKLDYLIFFWDPLESLPHDVDVKALLRIAVLYNVPTACNRATADLIISSPLFQSTEYKRKKK; this comes from the coding sequence TTGAAGAGAGCAATTGCCTTAGTGGCGCACGATAATAAGAAAGCTGACCTGGTAGAGTGGGTTGATTTTAACAAGGGAACCTTGGCTCTTCACAAGTTATATGCAACCGGAGGAACTGGGAGGAAAATCATCGACCAAACCGGACTAAACATTACTCTGCTTAAAGACGGTTCTCATGGTGGAGACATGGAAATCGGAGCTTTGATCGCTAACGAGAAATTAGACTACTTGATTTTCTTCTGGGATCCTCTAGAATCTCTCCCCCACGATGTCGACGTTAAAGCCCTTCTCAGAATAGCAGTCTTGTATAACGTGCCCACTGCATGTAATAGAGCAACAGCAGATCTAATAATTTCCAGTCCACTGTTTCAGAGTACAGAATACAAACGTAAAAAGAAATGA
- a CDS encoding response regulator codes for MGDTARNGREAIQKSKAKFFNLALIEIKLPDMEGTELLTTIHNTLLKVVKIMITGYPSLENAVKALNLGADAYIIKPVKHPKLLALIKEKLEEQKKAEKMTEGKVTEWIKTRVRKLEDERQK; via the coding sequence TTGGGTGACACCGCGAGAAACGGACGAGAAGCAATACAAAAGTCAAAAGCCAAGTTCTTCAACCTGGCGCTGATAGAAATCAAACTCCCAGATATGGAAGGCACCGAACTACTCACAACAATACACAATACCCTGCTCAAAGTGGTCAAAATCATGATCACAGGATACCCCTCACTGGAAAACGCCGTCAAAGCCCTAAATCTGGGAGCAGACGCATACATCATAAAACCCGTCAAACACCCAAAGCTGTTAGCACTCATAAAAGAAAAACTCGAAGAACAGAAAAAAGCCGAGAAGATGACAGAGGGAAAAGTGACCGAATGGATCAAAACAAGAGTACGCAAACTAGAAGACGAACGCCAGAAATAG
- a CDS encoding MFS transporter has translation MLEKTAENEGISQFHKVSRKRFLSISSFQVLAMFRRGLFYSYLSIYLRFFLGLSVTETTLFATFPMILNVLCQTFIWGAVSDKFQLRRTLIILGEISAAISTFFVWFIHTLPESSSIAGYAIIIGLSIVEVFWSMSNVGWSALISDLYPERQRAGLQGKLLSIGAIGRIVGVWAGGIAYDGLSHFYEGWGFDKGLLFFIASAVMIVSTIPMFFVPEGGIGKKRTSHKSRKMPIPKKFLVFLLAMLFINFGRNSVAIMKPQYLSLNEGFDVSSGALSYIVNTGSLAIFIVGFFVRRLSNCFRDENLLFVGTMIAILYLAGFALAENLPVIFATNFLSGVSDVVILASSYSFASRLIPPEKRGKQFALFNATFFLSWGIPGTLIVGPIVDQLIRSGATQIFAYKISFVIGAILVFVGALILSFVIRMNRSVHKKK, from the coding sequence ATGCTCGAGAAAACCGCGGAAAATGAAGGCATTTCGCAATTTCACAAAGTTAGTAGAAAGAGGTTTTTGAGCATTTCTTCTTTCCAAGTTCTCGCTATGTTTAGAAGAGGACTATTTTACAGCTATTTGTCGATATATCTACGGTTTTTCCTTGGTCTAAGTGTTACCGAAACAACACTCTTTGCTACATTCCCAATGATTCTAAATGTATTGTGTCAGACATTCATCTGGGGCGCCGTATCAGACAAATTCCAACTGCGAAGAACGTTGATAATTCTAGGGGAAATATCTGCCGCAATAAGCACATTCTTTGTATGGTTTATACATACTTTGCCTGAAAGCAGTAGCATTGCTGGTTATGCTATAATAATCGGTTTGTCGATTGTGGAGGTGTTTTGGTCAATGTCAAATGTGGGTTGGAGCGCACTTATCTCTGATCTATATCCTGAACGTCAACGAGCGGGTTTACAAGGCAAACTTCTGAGCATTGGTGCCATTGGAAGAATTGTTGGTGTGTGGGCAGGTGGAATCGCATACGATGGATTATCACATTTTTATGAAGGATGGGGGTTTGACAAAGGATTACTATTCTTTATTGCGTCTGCTGTAATGATTGTTTCCACTATCCCAATGTTTTTTGTGCCTGAAGGAGGGATTGGGAAAAAAAGAACATCACATAAGAGTAGAAAGATGCCAATCCCCAAAAAGTTTCTCGTGTTTTTACTTGCAATGCTATTTATCAATTTTGGAAGGAACAGTGTTGCAATTATGAAACCGCAATACCTTTCACTAAATGAGGGTTTTGATGTGTCCAGTGGTGCTCTAAGCTATATTGTGAACACAGGTTCCTTGGCCATTTTTATCGTAGGTTTTTTTGTAAGGCGACTTTCTAATTGTTTTAGAGACGAAAATTTGCTATTTGTTGGCACTATGATAGCAATTCTATATTTGGCAGGATTTGCTCTTGCAGAAAACCTTCCAGTGATTTTCGCCACCAATTTTCTTTCTGGCGTCTCTGATGTAGTTATTTTGGCTTCATCATATTCTTTTGCTTCAAGACTAATACCACCAGAGAAAAGAGGAAAACAGTTCGCGCTGTTTAATGCGACGTTTTTCTTAAGCTGGGGTATTCCAGGAACTCTCATCGTTGGTCCAATTGTTGATCAGCTGATTAGATCTGGAGCAACTCAGATATTTGCATACAAAATTTCATTTGTCATAGGAGCTATTTTGGTATTTGTAGGGGCATTAATATTGTCGTTTGTTATTAGGATGAACCGGAGTGTCCATAAAAAGAAATGA
- a CDS encoding cohesin domain-containing protein, translating into MKPKMEKAFSILLTSTLLLSLLMVATPKVSAQTTVVRFYPQPSPQAEITSNGQEFTVACVIEDVSDLAGLDIQIAWNTTYLQYVSHIKTMSVEDYPTVQPPCPYAGIIHDPTSTLKDVVENVPGTYWAALATLGGPSFDGSGTAFVMTFRAINLPFGDPTAFFYTYLNLTAVDLAAGAGGSIDHIREDGVIKHWYRQPCIPSWPLLKIDPASYEGTSVGEVFTYSVWLLGEGGTHLDPFWDVGGIDVYMNFDPTLIEAIDASVDPDGTFEAFWPNGIFELAKDIDNGVGIVHVSFLGYGEPHIAPYGQIRMFSVDFNVTYESTEFPPSTAPIALKNPTMYTGAHTFDSIGGPIIIANPVGTTYYELAPDYLAGPFEMLSWEDNGDGVLSPSDQLILLDTTTGFYFDYDLEEITGTLNLTQQPYQTVEDYIWPTSFGPDNLANNGLPGRYVGTDDPYNGFGVPYWTGNFSMPGLSSVNSITVHALPFTADEYTYTLTAGVDYIAYPDEDLIELLTPVDVPIINEHWKDGVNNTLRGWPWILYLASGIENVTVHFPNCTTRPARNCGYAQPPPSEWWYDPDWAWELEGWWCLGYYPTLWSWPTGSEWWINYTAASYLSVDFNAEPDPSQRYIQFRGSYENFLVWLTRPIGGEFDEEYPHSWRDYAVVGWTDSDTNTLVNPSDYLEFFEHDIGENRTYHVEGIGIDLYTSRNPWICEDDPTDPFFGVVPIVQVAGFPHPERDYCPWHNKEYSVHLPHVVEDATYTAPYKALGGFIDVYTQYPAPFGGQGKDKSSDMFWPQKNVMLCANVTYAGWPEQNKDVAFEVKYPNGEVFTILYNRTNEYGVACVKLRLPWPCDDPETIFGRWNVWATVDVACIIVNDTLEFKYDYKVNIWNVETDKEEYMHCENIEITIHYASYMIQKELSGKPNNITFTVTVVDASGVPFGFDYIVVALGTDNMNDWCMYLSGTVVLTVHVVKWARPPMGTIYVGALNGFPQDGGSAETPVYSLNLAILAYG; encoded by the coding sequence ATGAAACCGAAGATGGAGAAAGCTTTTAGCATATTGCTTACTTCGACTCTTTTGCTCAGTTTATTGATGGTAGCTACACCTAAAGTGTCTGCACAAACGACGGTTGTCAGATTCTATCCTCAACCATCACCACAAGCCGAAATTACGAGTAACGGTCAAGAGTTCACCGTTGCTTGTGTAATCGAGGACGTTTCAGACCTTGCAGGTTTGGACATTCAAATAGCGTGGAACACGACTTACCTTCAATACGTAAGTCACATCAAGACTATGTCTGTTGAAGACTATCCAACTGTTCAACCGCCATGCCCCTACGCAGGAATTATCCACGATCCGACATCGACGCTTAAAGACGTGGTTGAAAACGTACCAGGAACTTATTGGGCTGCCTTAGCCACCCTTGGAGGTCCATCCTTCGACGGTAGCGGAACAGCCTTCGTAATGACTTTCAGGGCAATCAACCTGCCCTTCGGCGATCCCACCGCGTTCTTCTACACGTACCTGAACCTCACAGCAGTCGACCTTGCCGCAGGCGCTGGTGGTTCCATCGACCACATAAGAGAGGATGGTGTGATTAAACACTGGTATCGGCAACCATGTATTCCTTCGTGGCCTCTGCTGAAGATAGACCCAGCATCCTACGAAGGCACTTCAGTTGGTGAAGTATTCACATATAGTGTATGGCTGCTAGGAGAAGGCGGCACCCACTTGGATCCCTTCTGGGACGTCGGCGGAATCGACGTGTACATGAACTTCGACCCAACCTTGATAGAGGCGATAGACGCAAGTGTTGACCCTGACGGAACGTTCGAGGCCTTCTGGCCTAACGGCATCTTTGAACTTGCGAAGGACATTGACAACGGTGTAGGAATAGTACATGTTAGCTTCTTAGGATATGGTGAACCCCACATTGCTCCATATGGGCAGATAAGAATGTTCAGCGTTGACTTCAACGTAACCTACGAGTCAACAGAGTTCCCGCCGTCAACTGCCCCCATCGCATTGAAGAACCCAACAATGTACACAGGCGCACATACATTCGACTCAATCGGTGGACCAATCATTATTGCAAACCCAGTGGGCACAACCTATTATGAACTGGCTCCAGACTACTTAGCTGGACCGTTCGAGATGCTCAGTTGGGAGGACAACGGCGACGGCGTGCTTAGCCCAAGCGACCAACTCATACTACTCGACACAACCACCGGCTTCTACTTCGACTACGACCTAGAAGAAATAACCGGCACCCTCAACCTTACACAGCAACCCTACCAAACAGTTGAAGACTACATTTGGCCTACAAGCTTCGGTCCAGACAACCTAGCCAACAACGGGTTGCCAGGAAGGTACGTGGGAACCGACGACCCGTACAACGGCTTCGGCGTCCCCTACTGGACAGGTAACTTCTCAATGCCAGGGCTTTCCTCTGTGAACAGCATTACTGTACATGCTCTGCCCTTCACAGCTGACGAGTACACTTACACTCTAACTGCAGGTGTAGACTACATTGCCTATCCTGATGAAGACCTAATTGAGCTGCTTACACCAGTTGACGTGCCAATAATCAACGAGCATTGGAAGGACGGTGTCAACAACACCCTACGCGGTTGGCCTTGGATCCTTTACTTAGCCAGCGGCATCGAGAATGTAACAGTCCACTTCCCGAACTGCACCACTAGACCAGCTCGTAACTGTGGCTACGCTCAGCCGCCACCATCTGAGTGGTGGTATGACCCTGACTGGGCGTGGGAGCTTGAAGGCTGGTGGTGTTTGGGATACTACCCAACTCTTTGGAGTTGGCCCACAGGCTCAGAATGGTGGATCAACTACACCGCCGCGTCGTACTTGTCAGTAGACTTCAACGCTGAACCAGACCCTAGCCAACGATACATACAGTTCCGCGGCAGCTACGAAAACTTTCTAGTGTGGCTCACACGCCCCATTGGTGGCGAATTTGACGAGGAGTATCCACATTCTTGGAGAGACTACGCTGTTGTAGGCTGGACCGACAGCGACACCAACACACTGGTTAATCCCTCCGACTACTTAGAATTCTTCGAACATGACATCGGTGAAAACCGAACATACCATGTGGAAGGCATCGGTATAGACTTGTACACCAGCAGAAACCCATGGATATGCGAAGACGATCCAACAGATCCGTTCTTCGGCGTGGTGCCCATAGTGCAAGTTGCCGGGTTCCCGCATCCAGAACGTGACTACTGCCCATGGCACAACAAAGAATATTCAGTACATCTACCGCACGTGGTAGAAGATGCTACATACACAGCACCCTACAAGGCTCTAGGCGGCTTCATCGACGTCTACACGCAATATCCAGCGCCATTCGGCGGACAAGGCAAAGACAAATCAAGCGACATGTTCTGGCCGCAGAAGAACGTAATGCTCTGCGCCAACGTAACGTACGCTGGCTGGCCCGAACAGAACAAGGACGTTGCCTTCGAGGTTAAATATCCAAACGGCGAAGTCTTCACAATCCTATACAATAGAACAAATGAATACGGTGTAGCCTGTGTCAAACTAAGACTACCATGGCCATGTGACGATCCAGAGACAATCTTTGGAAGATGGAATGTCTGGGCCACAGTTGACGTTGCCTGCATAATAGTAAACGACACTCTCGAGTTCAAGTACGACTACAAAGTCAACATATGGAACGTTGAGACAGACAAGGAAGAGTACATGCACTGTGAAAACATCGAAATCACAATACATTACGCAAGCTACATGATTCAAAAGGAACTATCCGGCAAACCCAACAACATAACGTTCACTGTTACAGTTGTTGACGCGTCAGGTGTACCATTCGGCTTCGATTACATTGTTGTCGCACTAGGAACAGATAACATGAATGACTGGTGTATGTACTTAAGCGGAACAGTCGTGCTCACTGTACATGTGGTGAAGTGGGCTCGTCCACCAATGGGAACAATATACGTTGGTGCTCTGAACGGCTTCCCGCAAGACGGTGGTTCAGCAGAAACACCAGTATACAGTCTAAACCTTGCCATACTAGCTTATGGCTGA